The sequence ACAATTTAGGGCTGTCTGATATTTTGATAAGGTCTGCGGTcctgctttattattattgactTGTAAAACGCAAACTTGCAACTAATCTTGATCTTGGGTTTTTGAGGCAGTTCCATTTTCCATTATTTAGTTCTGATATAGCTCTTTCCCTCAAGGaaactgttatttatttatttattatctttttattttttcgctgTTTTCAACAATGGTGTTTGAATTGGGAGTTGATGTATTTGTAATTTGATTGGAGTTTAAATGCTGAACTCTACGCCAATTTTTAGGATAACCTATTAATTCTTTCATCGATGAAGATTCGTGAATTAACGAGAGCGTGACATAAACTGGGATTCCTGGATCAGAAACTCAAATGTTGATAATTTTAGCCTTTTACAGCTTGTTAATATCATTCTTAGatataaatttgttattttgattGAGGCTACTTATTCTGGGGTCTGGCATCGTTATGGTCAAGTTATTGGCTTTGCCTTTACATGTGCATTTGTAGACGCATGCCCGCAAGTAGTTGATTCATATAGGCTTTTTTGTTGAGTAAAAATTGTttcctttttgattttttgctattttttccTACACAGAAAGTGAAGAAGTTCTCACTAGCTGATCAGGAACAAAAGGAAGCCAGTTCAACTGACAAGAAAGCAtgattcaatttgtttttggtaGAATTGCTCTGCTGAAGTCTCTCTCTTATCTGATGATGAAAAAgctcttttatattttgttagcCCCCCTACTTCCATTGTGCTCACCTTTTAAATCCTGATGTTGACTAAAATATTCCTTAAAATCCTCTTATTACATGTAAGCTAGAATGCTTTTCTTCTCTTGGTCTACATAAGTCATGCTTCTTATTTGTGATAAACATTTAACTTTTACTGAGGTTGCCACTCCGAACCCTTTTCCAGGTGGCAATAATATCTGACAAAGTTGTGGATTTTATGGTGGTAGCAATTGCAGCTTGTGGTTATCTAGCTTCGAGACAGTTACtgcttttaaaattaacttgAGGAAACTTTTGAATAATGAATTAGGGCTTGCCTTTTCTTTAAACAGATAATAAAGTTTGCCAACTGGGTTtgcactttaaaaaataaatctgatCTATTGCTGAGCTTTTATCCGACTTGCTTAGGCATGCTTGGCAAATAATTTAACTCATCTAAGAGGCAAGGACCGTGACTTGACCTATTTTACGTTTTGTTTgtagaagtcagattcttttaGCCCTTATTGTTGTGCAAATTGCTTGCCTTAATAATTCCATTTATGTGGTGAAGCATAGAAAGAAAAGTTCATGTGACACATTCTATTTGGATTTTGATGTCGTGAAGACCTTTTCAAGActatttccataaatttcaatatGTTTCGTAAAGATGTGGATGGGAATGGGTTTTCCAATTCTTTAATGTTAAATAGTTGCCTcaaaaatctaattatttttttgtatcaaatcattGTTGCCTTCAAGGCATAACATagtttttatatgaatatatctTAATCGATTCTCATTACTATCTAGCTTCTTTACCGCCTAATTTAAACATTATTGCTTAACTTAAAGGGGAAAGATAATATAAACTtgcacaaaaaaaagaaaaaaaaatacctaaaaaaaaaaaaacgatgatACTGATAATGtgaattccaaaaataataGAGAAAAACTTCACTGtattttggtttattaattaagTGAATTAGACTGCCACCAAATGCAACAGCCGCCAGAAATACCAAACAAGGAACGATGTTTTCCGAAGTCGAACACTAAAAATTACACCTTCAAGAAccgaaaaaaaaaggaaaaaatcacatcacaaaacaaagagaaaataatacAACAACAACCCATCTAATCCATTTGCTAGATTTTGCAGATCGAACTTTCTCTTCCCTCTAACCTGCTTGtcattctcaatttttttttttcaaatttagaagCTGTAAGAGATATCTGCAGCGTGGATGAGGTATGTGAGCACCAATGCAACCAACATTAGCACATATGCAATCCCTTGGTCAATGGACGTccctgaaaaaacaaaaacaacaatataaGCAACCATCAAACATCAAATCTTTTAGGAAAACACCAATTTCAATAATAACTACTAGCAGAATCAAGTTTGCTTAGACAAAagccatttattattattatttttggtctgAAATAGAATCCAATAatgcaaggcacatttttgaaaaccctgtaaagattttttattttgctcaaAGACCCTTTATTCcaaattaccaaaaagaaaaaccctTTTAATCTTGAAGCCTAATTCTTTTTCTAATCCCCTACTGATCTAAAATGCTATGCATGATAAAGAAAGCaaaaaggaaccaaaaaatTAGCATATTTTTACAGAGCAATGAAGCAGGAAGACCCCGTAAAGATTTTCCATTTTGCTCAAAGACCCTTTAATCCAaatcacaaaaaagaaaaacctttttaatctagaatcctaattcaactaaaCCAACTAATGGATGCTGTTTGTCTAATCCCCTATTGATCTAAAATGCAACGTATGATAAAGAAAGAACgaagaaatagaaaatgtaGCATTTTTACAGAGCCGATGAAGCAGAAAAGTAACAAGATTCGAATTCAGATCTAAACTCACCATCGCTGGTGGGAGCCGGAGCAGGAGCCAGAGATTCAGCCTGAACAGCAGGGAAGGCAACACTAAGAAGGAGAGTGGCAACAGCCAACACTAGAAAGAAACCCCTGGAAACAGCCATTGTAGTAGTGtcttttatatgtttattattattgttgcttttctttttcttggtagCTTCTCACCTCGCtagctttgattttttttttttttaatttttcaaaaaaaaaaaattcaaaacgaaagagagccaaaaaaaaaatattattatatatatatatatatacacacagaaAGAGTAGAAAACCTaaggaaaaaatgaagaagCCTAAGCTCGATCTCTCTCTGCGAAGTCCTCTGAGACAATGAGAGCtgcgcagagagagagagagagggtccTAAGGAGACGAAAAGACTTTGAAAAACTTCAAAACGAGAATtggaatgaaaaaaatgaaaaaaccccAAATTGATGAAGCTGTAAGAAAATGTTGTGTGGGGGAAAGAAAGCTGAGGCGGTGTCGTTTTTATATGGTAAGGCTATGGCCCAGAGACAAAACCGGTAACACCGGTAAAGCCGGTAACCtgggttaaaaaaataaaaaaaaataaagaagaaagcgGATTGGGTGCCCTGGCGCATGTTTCGGTGTGACCATGTGAGCTAAGGCCCTCCTCATCAGCCTTTTgacagtctctctctctctctctctctctgtgaccCCCCTTCCCCCTCCAACCCCCTTTGTTGGCACCATATGCTGCGGTCCTGATTCGTCCACGTGTTATTTTCTAtccttggttttttttttttttttttttaactgggtTTTTTAGATTTCGGTCGGGCCTGTTTGGAAGGTAAGAGTTTAGGCTCTTAGCAATGGACTAGGATAACCATTGACAGCGTGAGGGCGTCGTCCAATTGAAGATATTGTTACTTTATCACATGGATAATGGATAATCCTTGTGTGCTAATGCTAACTTGACAATTtaatagattattattcaatatttattttttttaaaaaaaattagtttttaaaaaaaaatttaaaaagatataaataaaattcaattaataaatatcatattagTATTGTTTTTTACTaaccaatattattgatagttATCGTTGAAAAACAATGAAGTGAAGGGAGTGGCTATTGTGAAGATGAAGGTTGGTCTCACAGCTGCATGCCAAAGGTGGAATTAGTTGTATTAATGTGTCTTAAAAGGTGTTATGCTTTAGAATCTTCAGCAAATTCCAACTaaaaatctttttatatttttaagaattttgtGCACCAAAATTATGCCAACAAACATTCTTCTTTGCAAGactagttaaaaataaaaaataaaaaataaaaaataaaaaggaaaagggaaaacCCTTTTATCCAGAATTAAAGAGAGTGGAAAATTTCAGTTTCTGTTAgttgtgtaattatttttatttgagggTTTGTTGAAGGCATTGATTGTGCTATAAAATggcttgttttgttttgtttttttgtttgtgggTACTCTTCatgcatttttatttcattttgaaattttttagacTCCTTTGAGATGTAGAACTGTATTTTATTTAAccaaactattttaaattttactagATGAAACTTGAAATAATTCAACTCAATCTAATACAATACACATTCAGCATTCCAAACAGGTTTTTACCGCGTTAAAGACTTCCAAAGTCTCATTCAAATGGATgataaaaagagggaaaaaattaataataatagaaaagccAAGAAGGGAAGATTCTTTATAGtctagatatataaatattgaggaTGCAACTAAAGAAATTCAATGCATGTAATGTAAATGGATGGAATTAAAGAAATGAAAACCCAATTAACCACACAGAGCACAACCATTTTCAGGGAATTCACTTTGCATTTCTGAAAAGTTTATGAAACCGTAAGAGAAGAAAACATCTGAACCTTTCATTTCAATCATGTCAATGCATTGAAagctaaaaataatatagagcTTCTTGGTTTCTTATAGACCCTCCTATTATTTCTGCCGAACTTTGTCACACAACTTGCTCTTAAAAAATGAGCTGCTCTGCCCCCAGGAAATGATCATTTTGCCTTCAGAGAACCCCCAAATTATGCTATGCCGATTGGACCCATCAATACTCAAGTGGggtttatctaaaaaaaaaacaaaacataggTGATGAAATTGAAGAATTTCTTAGAAAGGCCCTACTAATATATTgcattatatacatacatcatAATATTGAAAAGACAAGACTTTTGTAATGTTTGGTAGCTGGATCTTTCTAGTACCCATGAAATGGAGCAACACATCATTAATCATGTCATGGAGTagagtatatgtatatatatatatgtgtgtatatttgtatgtatatttatatggagtagaaaatatatgGTTCAAGAATAAGTAGCGGAAGTAGTAGTAGGATTGTAGAGAATGACTTGCCAAGCAAAGAAGAAGATTTTCTCCTTATCTTGCTGTTCTTGCACTTGCCCTGGATGAGAGGCAACAtgtaattttcatatttaatgaTTGACCTGCCAAACAGTGGCTAAAAAAAACTTATTGAAAATTCCATGCCAACCATCTTTacacttatatatttttattcattcctTTCTTGATCCTTTGTGATAAAGCAGACTCTTTAGCAAATGaaatttcatccttgaaatATCAAAAACTGCTCCATATGGTAGATAAAGAGGTCCACGTCTCAGGTTGTGAAATAGAAGTATAACAAATTTTGGATAAGTGTTACTTAACTGCAGATTAAGACAAAACGGACATAAAAATTTCTGGTTCTTATACGATTTTGTTTTCTTCAGAGAAAACGAAATGACATAGTGAATATATGGCGTGCATACAGAAAGTCAAGCATGCAAAGGTGAATTACAATATATCATTAAGAACTAAAGTTGATCAATAAATTGGAATTACCAGATTAATATTATTGGTCACAATCTTctgtaaaaaggaaaaaaaaaaatatatatatatatatatatatttaatttaattatgtcAATGATCCACAGAATGACTTGAAGGTGTTAGTACAGACATGAAGCATTGAAAGGTTTTTATGGTATATCCATCagaaaatagaaaggaaaacaCCTGTGCGCATCAGTGGAGAAGATAACGTTGatgagaaaattatttattttacagtTGCAGAGACATCGTAGTTGCTTGTGTTGCATTAATGAGCTTCAGACCCACTTAGGAAGAAACTCAATGAAATTCTTATTTAGTAATCAGgatgatatatatttactatAACTTTTTCCTTTCAACtatacatatgtacatatataaatttttcttttatcaaggAATCATGGACGAATTTTTCTCCAAGAAAACATCAAACAACAAGTTGATTGATGTACAACGTCAAGCAACATGTTGTCTAATGTTTTCGTGGACAAAAATTTatccataatttttaataagagaattaatatatatatatatatatgtatatctgagTTTATCCTTGAAGTAGATTCTTAATGATTAAAAGGAAGCTGAGGCTGCTATAGAGTCTGAAAATACATGATGGTATTGGTAGACGAAAGCCAAGTTTATTCATAAATATAATCCTTATTTCTTAATATGTCTCATACAGAAAAGAAACTTTACGTACAGAAAATActttaaaataatcataaaattagtTCAGACAAAGTTAATTATTTCTCTCTAACTAATACAAATATATGGTACTCAGTAATCAGTATAAACTTCTCAGTACACCCATCCTGAAAGCATATACATCTGCACATGAAAATAATAGCTAGTGTGCTATACGTATATgcatatatgcttttttttcaatcttcctGGGAAGAATTAGGCCAAAGAAAGGCTCCCATGGCAAACTTCCTCTTCTGGTTGACATCTCCAGAGATAGGCAGGCCATATTCAGTGAAGAGGCAGTCCAATCTCCACTCGGGCATGGTTTCGTAGTCCTTCTTCTTGTACCTTGGATAGTGCAGAGGCATCTGGAATTGGCAGATCTCATTCTTCCTCACTTGTTGATGGTGATGATGCCCATTTGGCCTCAACTCTTGGAGAGTTGAGTAAGCTGTGTTTGGACACCCAGTTCCACTCATATTGATCACCTTGCTTTCTGTTAATTTTCTCAATCTTTTGAGCTACACTACTCATGCAAACCTTCCTTTTTATAGCACcttagagaaagagaaaggaagagagagagagagagaattcgaGTACATGCTGGAAACAAAACAAGATGGGGAACATTTATTTCTTGAAAGCGAAGCCTTTTGGAATGGTCATTTTTAGTCTCTTCTAGCTTATCAAGCGGCATCTCATGGTTGATACTTGGGAAGTTGAAATTAAGTGCATGTAAATTTCGCTCATTCTATacgtcaaaaaataaaaaataaaaaaatttgtcacCATTCTATGATTGAGGTCCAAATACATTATTGAGCTAGCTACCTATCTTTTTATGCAATCATAATCTTAGCTCTTGATGATGTTGCATATCTACTTGTATATgtgtaaaaattatttactggatattttatattcaattaCATATATTTCCGATAGTacaatttatgaattatatgtaCAATAGATATGTGTAAAAATTATTTACCAGATGCTTCATATTCAATTACATATATTTCCGAtagtataatttataaattatattccgAATGATATGTATAATAGatatgtgtaaaaaaaaaaattatttaccgGATGCTTCGTATTCAATTACATATATTTCCAGTAATataatttacgaattatatgtAATAAGATGTTACGGGACCAACAGATTTATTGCACTAACTAACTCGAAAGcgatgccaaaaaaaaaaaatcccgagAAAGTCAAGAAAAACAACTGCCATGACGGTGCAAGTTAAGTTATAGGCATCCAATGaatgttttttaattgaaaaaaaaaattcttccaaTCTGAATACAAAATTGTTTCCAAGAAAAGGATAGAccaagctaaaaaaaaatttcttccaatCTGAATACAAAATTATTTCCAAGAAAAGGATAGACCAAGCTATGAAGCCTGGTAATTCTGGATATGGTTTGTCCGCGAAATCTACCGAGAGGTAGTATTTAATATTCTACAAGTACCAGATCGTTTGGAGACTATGTATATTTCGTTTCCATCGAGAATCTTGTCTGATGGAGCACCATTCAAACTCCAAATATCCAGTTATGCatccaaaaagaagaaattattcATGTTTAGAGAAGTACAAGTATCGTTTGAATTCATAaattaacacttttttttttagcaactttattagttttttttttttttttccttaatactAACATCAAGCATTTTCCAATTAACCCTCAGTTTTTATGCACTTAGAGATGCAAACAGAAAAAgaacttataaaaaataaaacacttgtcccagcatataaaaatatcaatcatCAGTACAATCTGAGAAAAATTATAAGTATCTACTTCTATTTTCAGTAGTACATGGATGAGGGTCACAGTGGCAGAGTTTAGCTTTGCCAAGACTAGATTCACCATTAAATtttgtcttccttttttttttggttttaaatcaactaaataaaattttgttttaaaacatCAGCATATAACAAAGAATTTAAAGACACTAAATCATTGATTAACCTATTTCATGTGATTGAAATTGATCGAAGCAGTGTTATTATCAGCCGGAGTGAATTGTTCTCTTTAGTCAGCGATTTCTGATAGCAAAGAGGAATCAAGATGCATAAGGAAGGTTCTGTGACTCCACTTATAGGATGCCTCTCCATTATACTAACGTTGTGGTCAATTGCATGTAGATCTAGCTTTCATTACAAATCTCACAAAAGAATCAATTTCCCTTGAGCAGATCAAGAATCTGTTCTTCCTTCAACAGTAACTTCTTTCAGATTGCCAGGAGCTGCCTTAACAGTTGAAGGAATATCCACGAGCATGTTTGGAGGGGCAAAATACATGTGCACTGACATCATACAGGTTAAAATACCCAAGAAGAGCTGCGACAATATaaaataaggaatttaaaaaatcatgagtaacttaatataataatacatacTAGGCTCTCCTGAGATGGAAAGAAGACCATAGCCACTACATTCATCATAAGCACGTGTAGCCTTTACCTGCAATGTGGGCTTGAAGTTGAAAAGGTAGGCTGATAAAACCATTGTTAAAAGCATTGCCATAGATGTTGAGTACACCTGAAGGAAGCAAATAAGTAATAATTATCAATAGGACTGAGAGGGAAGTGTTGCCAGTATCTGGTTGTAAGGCTGCATGGCCGAAAAATATTTTACCTTAATGATATTGTCAGCATATTTCATCAACCATGAAACCAGCAAGCCAGTGGAGCCAAGATTTAAGACCACCAGCCAAGTTGTTAAGGAATATCCATTGAAAAGGCGTTGCCACCACGGTCCATTCTCGAATCCACCCCTGAAATCATCCATGACAAGCCGTGCCATATTGAAAATCACACCAAATCTGCAATATTTGACTATATCTGAATCAGCAACTATACAGTGGATATACTTTATTTGAAAGGATAGTTGACAACTGCTAGAACATTAGACATAGAAGTtaacaaaagaaaggaaattacATCACAGTGCAGATCCTTTAGAAGTAATTTTCAAAACAGTCCAAAGATTAAAACAAGCATGTCACCTTATCAATGTTATTCTTAGAAAGCAAAGTCATGGCATGTAGAAAAGATACCTACGTATACAATTGTAAATTCTGCCAGTACAAGCTATCATTGTTCTTCTTCATCAGAAACTCTGTGTAAACACCAGCTAAAGCTGAAAGACAAGCTGAAAGGATTC comes from Ziziphus jujuba cultivar Dongzao chromosome 6, ASM3175591v1 and encodes:
- the LOC125418820 gene encoding CMP-sialic acid transporter 1, with product MQWYFVAALLTVLTSSQGILTTLSQSNGKYKYDYATVPFLAEAFKLAVSSLLLWRECKQSPSTRMTTDWKSMRLFPIPSIIYLIHNNVQFATLVYVDTSTYQIMGNLKIITTGILFRLFLKRKLSNLQWIAVGLLAIGTTTSQVKGCGEASCESLFSAPIQGYMLGILSACLSALAGVYTEFLMKKNNDSLYWQNLQLYTFGVIFNMARLVMDDFRGGFENGPWWQRLFNGYSLTTWLVVLNLGSTGLLVSWLMKYADNIIKVYSTSMAMLLTMVLSAYLFNFKPTLQLFLGILTCMMSVHMYFAPPNMLVDIPSTVKAAPGNLKEVTVEGRTDS
- the LOC125418813 gene encoding arabinogalactan protein 41, whose amino-acid sequence is MAVSRGFFLVLAVATLLLSVAFPAVQAESLAPAPAPTSDGTSIDQGIAYVLMLVALVLTYLIHAADISYSF